Below is a genomic region from Pedobacter cryoconitis.
GTAAAGTGCGGGTTTTGTAGTTTTCCGGATATGGATATTATTCCTGATCCTTATTATTTGTATAGGGTTTTTAGTGGAATAGAGATTATGATCGCTGATTTGGGGAATTTATTAGTCTCTGATCGGGTTAAGAAAGTATTGGAGGTTCTCTTTCCTGGTGTTTGTACTTTCAATAATACATTTATTCTTGGCACAAGGGTTTCTACGGGTTGGTGGCTGGCTATTCCTGTAAATATGATTTTAAGTGGGGAAGTGAATGATGAGGTCCCAAGGTGTGGAATTTGTAATGAGCCGTTGCATGCACATCCTGGGAGTCAGTATAAATTCTGGATTACCGATTTTGCAGGTGAATATGATATTGTTAAAGCTGAAAACTGGTATGGGGTTGATGAGTTTGATTGGAAGAAATCATGGATCAGCAGGGATGTGTTCCTCTCGGTCAGATTGATCTCACTTTTGAAACGGATCTCTGCTAAGGGTATTCATCAGCAGTCATTTTCAAAATATAAGGGATTGACAAAGGGGGAGAAGGATTGGGTGGAAAAAGCCATTGTTAAAATTGGGTCATTGGCTCGTTTTGAGCATCGGGCGGATGTAACTGCTGATGATCTGATCAGGGTTTGTCGGTTTTTTAATGTTAAAGTATTAAATGAGGATCGCATAAATTCTTTTCAGAAGAAATTTATGGTTAAGGCTTCTGAGCTTGTTAAAATTATATGCAGTATTGATCAGTCAGTTTTGATCAATACTGGTTTTAGCGAGGAGTTTAGTGTTGAAGAGATCCAAAATTGGCAATCGCCGGATGGTTGTGGTAAATTAACTGGCTTTGCATTCGATTCTATTGGGAATTGCCTGTTTTTTGATCCTAAGGACAAATTATGCCCTTTATATCATTATGATCATGAAACTATGATTTATGAACTTATTCATTCAACTATCATTGATATTATCTGATAACTTATAGTTTGATGCCGGATTCTGGTAAGAAGTTAAATGATGATTCTTTTGTTCTGCTGGTAATGAATGAGTACTGCGAGTACGAAACCAATAAATACGATCGTCATGCTAAATGGAAAGATGTACAGCATTCCGAAATGGCTGGCTACGGCTCCTACTAATGGACCTGTAATGCCAAGAGATAAATCTATAAACAGTCCGTAACCTCCAAGAGCGGCACCTTTGTTAGAGGCTGGGACTAATTTAACGGCTTCTACGCCTAAGGCTGGAAAGATAAGGGAAAAGCCAAGTCCTGTAAATCCTGCTCCAATGAGTGCGAGGTGAGGGGTAGTGGCCAGGGAAAGGATAAACAGACCTGCTGATTCCATGGCGAGACAAGCTATCGCTGTTTTCATTCCTCCGTATTTTTCGATAGAACGGCCAAAGATAAGACGGCCAACAATAAATAACAGACTGAAAACAGACAGGCATAATACTGCACCTGCCCAGTTTAGGGAAGCGTAGTAAAGTGTAATAAAGGTCGAAATTGTACCGAAGCCAAGGCCTCCTAAGGCGAGGCAGATTCCATAAGGTGATACTGTTTTTAATACTTTAAGAAAGGGTTGTCTGGGTTCTTTCTGGTCGCCTTTCATGGCTTGCTGACTTCTGGCGTAAAAGAATCCGATTGTCCCGACTATAATAATCAGTATGCCGATACTGCCGATGCCGTAGGCATTATGTAAGATTACACCTAAGGGTGCTCCTACAGCAAGTGCTCCATAACTTGCAATACCATTAAAGGATATTGCTTTGCCGGTATGCTGATCACCGACCGCAATTATTGCCCAGTTAACCGGACTTGCACCAATCAGGCCTTCGCCAAAGCCGGTAACGAAACGGGTCAAGACCAGGATTCCTAAACTTAGTGCCGGGATGTCTTTGAAATGATAAGCTATAAACAGTAGTATTCCACTTATGGCAAATCCGCCCATACCAATTAGTACTGCTGGTTTTGGCCCTTTTTTGTCAACTATGTTTCCAGCATATCCGCGAAACAGGAAGGTGGTGACGTATTGCAGACTGATTACTATTCCTGCAATCATTGGACTATAGCCCAATTGCTGATGAATGAAAACTGGTAATACTGCCAGCGACAGGCCAATGGTGAAGTACCCGAGAAAAGTGAATGTAACGAACTTTGTTATTGTTAAACGGACATTTGATGAAGATGTGTCCGTGATTGTACCTGCTTGCATAACCTAAAATAATCCCTCTTAAATGTAGTAAATCCCTCAATGCTAAGGTGAAGGGACAAAGCTAAAGAGATTTAATAGTAACGTAGTATTAGAAATTGTTTAATTACTTTAAGATGAATTAAAGGAATCGCTGAGATTTTGCTTTTTGTAGATTAGTCAAAAAAAATGGATTAATTATTTTTAATTCATCTATCTGTTTGTTGTTATTTTATGGAAAATAAATTTCTATATTTATTGCGTTATGTAATACGCTCTTCTTGTGAAATAAACTTTAGGCTAAAGTCCATGATGTTTATTGGTCGGATTATCGAAACCATAATACCCAATCAATATAATGTCTATTTATTTTTATGCGTGGAATTAAATGTTTCAAGCTTATAGCAGTATTGCTATTCGTTTCAAGTTCAGTTAGTAGTCAAACCTCTACATCAAATCCAGGAGATTATACAAAACCTATAGAAGTTTTGCCTCCGTCACCTAATGCCGCTTCACTCGGTAAATATGGCGGTATAGATTTAAGTCTGGCTTCTGGTACAGCTAACTTAAATATTCCTATTTATGACTATACGGTCAGAAATTTAAAAGTACCCTTATCATTATCTTATTCAAGTAATGGTTTTAAAGTAGATGAGTTATCTGGAAGAGTTGGTAGTGGCTGGAATCTCAATGCAGGCGGTGTTATTACCAGAACTGTATACGGATCGGCTGATGAAACTTCCCAGCGTTTACCAGTCCCCGCAGATTTTCCAGCAAGAACCAGAGGATTGATATCATTTATTGAAGGGTTATATACGTCGGATATAGTCGGACCTCAGGATGGACAGCCAGATATTTTTTCTTTTAACTTTAATGGGAATAGTGGAAGATTTATTTTAGATGATAAATTAAACCCTGTGCTATTAGCGCATTCCAATTTGAAAATTGAGAAAGATTTCACTTCTGAGGATTGGAATTTTAAGGTTACAGATGCAGACGGGATTCAGTATTTTTTCGGTGGAAAAGCAGCTAGTGAAAGTACCCAAAAAACAACTTATGGTGTGGGCTGTGGGAAATCACCAGGTAGCAACACTTCTAAAACAGCCTGGTACTTAAAGAAGATAGTACATCCAAAAGGCGATATTGTAAACTTTGTTTATTCTTACCTCGGAACAAGTTATACTACAGGTATAAGTGAAACGATCTATGAAAGAGTCTTAATTGGTGAATCATTAGGATGTAATGGCGCGATGGAAGGGAGTCAAGTACCCCCTGTATTAACTAACAGTGCTTGTCAGACTTTATTACGTACTGATGGTGTTTTATTGCAGGAAATAAACTCCAGCAATGGCAGCAAAATTAAATTTAGCTATATAGATAGACAAGACGGAAATGATAAACTTTTATCCGGTATTGAAATATTTAAACCTGCTGAATTGAACTCTTTTAAATCATTCTCACTGGTTTATGAAAATTCTTTTTCAACTGGTTTTAGGAATATATATTCTCCAGTAGATAGTAAGGAGAATTATAGACCTTTTTTAATCAGTGTTAAAGAGAAAAGCAGTGATGGGCTATTAACCAAAAATCATAAATTTTCATATTATGATATT
It encodes:
- a CDS encoding MFS transporter gives rise to the protein MQAGTITDTSSSNVRLTITKFVTFTFLGYFTIGLSLAVLPVFIHQQLGYSPMIAGIVISLQYVTTFLFRGYAGNIVDKKGPKPAVLIGMGGFAISGILLFIAYHFKDIPALSLGILVLTRFVTGFGEGLIGASPVNWAIIAVGDQHTGKAISFNGIASYGALAVGAPLGVILHNAYGIGSIGILIIIVGTIGFFYARSQQAMKGDQKEPRQPFLKVLKTVSPYGICLALGGLGFGTISTFITLYYASLNWAGAVLCLSVFSLLFIVGRLIFGRSIEKYGGMKTAIACLAMESAGLFILSLATTPHLALIGAGFTGLGFSLIFPALGVEAVKLVPASNKGAALGGYGLFIDLSLGITGPLVGAVASHFGMLYIFPFSMTIVFIGFVLAVLIHYQQNKRIII